One Brassica oleracea var. oleracea cultivar TO1000 chromosome C7, BOL, whole genome shotgun sequence genomic window carries:
- the LOC106306886 gene encoding DDB1- and CUL4-associated factor 13, translating into MRIKTISRSVDEFTRERSQDLQRVFHNFDPSLRPMEKAVEYQRALTAAKLEKIFARPFVGAMDGHRDGISCMAKNPNYLKGIFSASMDGDIRLWDIATRRTVCQFPGHRGAVRGLTVSTDGNVLVSCGTDCNVRLWSVPRPSLEDSDLSSEKSIEPSAVYTCKNALLAVDHQFEGDLFATAGAQLDIWNHNRSQPVQSFTSGSHSVISVRFNPGEPDILATSSGDNHISIYDIRMSSAARKILMRTKTNSIAWNPMEPMNFTAANEDGNCYSFDGRKNEEAKCVHKDHVSAVMDIDFSPTGREFVTGSYDRSVRIFPYNGGHSREIYHTKRMQRVFCVKYSSDATYVISGSDDTNLRLWKAKASEQLGVILPREQKKHEYNEAVKNRYKHLPEIKRIVRHRHLPKPIYKAKAESRAMNDAKRRKDERRKAHSAPGTVVTESHRTRRIIKEVE; encoded by the exons ATGAGGATCAAGACAATATCGAGATCGGTTGATGAATTCACGCGAGAAAGAAGTCAGGATCTTCAG AGGGTGTTTCACAACTTCGACCCGAGTCTTCGACCCATGGAGAAGGCGGTTGAGTATCAGAGGGCACTCACAGCTGCTAAACTTGAGAAG ATATTTGCAAGGCCGTTCGTAGGAGCAATGGATGGGCATCGAGATGGAATCTCGTGTATGGCTAAGAACCCTAATTACTTGAAAGGAATCTTCTCTGCTTCTATGGATGGAG ATATTCGCCTTTGGGATATAGCTACCAG GCGTACGGTTTGCCAGTTTCCTGGTCATCGAGGTGCTGTGCGTGGTCTTACAGTATCAACCGATGGCAATGTTTTGGTTTCTTGCGGAACTGATTGCAA TGTTCGTTTGTGGAGTGTTCCTCGTCCTTCGCTTGAAGATTCTGACCTCTCATCTGAAAAATCTATTGAG CCATCTGCGGTCTATACCTGCAAGAATGCGTTATT GGCTGTTGATCATCAGTTTGAAGGAGATCTTTTTGCTACAGCCGGAGCTCAACTGGATATATGGAATCATAATAGGTCTCAGCCAGTCCAGAGTTTCACGTCTGGAAGTCACTCTGTAATATCTGTCCGGTTTAATCCTGGAGAGCCTGATATATTGGCGACATCTTCTGG CGATAACCACATATCCATTTATGATATCCGCATGTCTTCTGCAGCGAGGAAAATTCTCATGAGG ACCAAAACAAATTCAATCGCATGGAACCCTATGGAGCCTATGAACTTCACAGCT GCAAATGAAGATGGCAACTGCTATAGCTTTGATGGTAGAAAGAATGAAGAAGCCAAGTGCGTGCATAAAGATCATGTTTCTGCTGT GATGGATATTGATTTTTCACCAACTGGTCGTGAATTCGTTACCGGTTCTTATGATCGATCCGTGAGAATCTTCCCGTACAATGGAGGACACAGCAGGGAAATCTACCATACAAAGAGGATGCAGAG AGTATTCTGTGTCAAGTATAGCAGTGATGCGACCTATGTTATATCGGGCAGTGATGACACTAATCTCAGGCTATGGAAGGCCAAAGCATCAGAGCAACTAGGAGTT ATTCTTCCAAGGGAGCAGAAGAAGCATGAGTACAATGAGGCGGTGAAGAATCGGTACAAGCATCTTCCTGAGATCAAGCGTATTGTCAG ACACAGGCACTTGCCGAAACCTATATACAAAGCAAAAGCGGAAAGCAGAGCTATGAACGATGCGAAGAGAAGGAAAGATGAGCGTAGGAAAGCTCATAGTGCCCCAGGAACAGTTGTCACTGAATCTCATCGGACAAGAAGGATCATCAAAGAAGTGGAGTGA